Proteins from a genomic interval of Chryseobacterium indologenes:
- a CDS encoding OmpA family protein, producing the protein MKLSLAIVALAMAIPTATYAQDSTAVSKGEYPNTFSSGSANVSPFTNQSKRFNDWSISAGVGVPLMQSADLTSIKNGNGKNLFGYSAYVSIDKAITHAFGLKLQYDRGETRQGWFNTKDAAPDAKAVAGRTQYDAISILGDINFSNLLRRVDNHSPYRWALHGYGGVGTIAYRAYQKNINGQQLMTEVKPFKLGSFFAQAGAGLKFKVNRRIDIEGRLMYVITGDDTFDGGGDPYSEVNRRSSQVSDNFFNATLGLSLKLGKHESHLMWHDPLQEIYYKLDVLANKNQDIEVCKKGDADNDGVCDDWDRQLDTPAGARVDGAGVALDTDLDGVIDLYDKCVTVPGPVENNGCPNTAGPVIETETKLEGIEFDLNSDRILPSNTPILNNAVNYINSSNGGYKVIGATDTRGTDAYNQKLSERRANNVKNYLIKNGVQSGKLQSVGKGEKDLKYPECEPATKCPEWKNRANRRVYFEAK; encoded by the coding sequence ATGAAATTAAGTTTAGCAATTGTTGCATTAGCGATGGCAATTCCTACCGCTACTTATGCACAAGACTCAACGGCAGTTTCAAAAGGAGAGTACCCTAATACATTTTCTTCTGGGTCTGCAAATGTTTCCCCATTTACCAACCAATCGAAAAGATTTAATGACTGGTCTATTTCCGCAGGGGTTGGAGTTCCATTGATGCAATCGGCAGATTTAACATCAATTAAAAATGGTAACGGTAAAAACCTTTTTGGATATTCTGCTTATGTAAGTATTGACAAAGCAATCACCCATGCTTTTGGGTTAAAGCTTCAATATGACAGAGGTGAAACCAGACAAGGATGGTTCAATACTAAAGATGCTGCTCCTGATGCAAAAGCTGTGGCAGGTAGAACTCAGTATGATGCGATCTCTATCTTAGGAGATATCAACTTCTCTAATTTATTGAGAAGAGTAGATAATCACTCTCCGTACAGATGGGCACTTCATGGGTATGGTGGTGTTGGTACTATCGCTTACAGAGCATACCAGAAAAACATCAATGGACAACAGCTGATGACGGAAGTTAAACCATTCAAGCTTGGATCTTTCTTTGCTCAGGCTGGTGCCGGTTTAAAGTTCAAAGTTAACAGAAGAATCGACATCGAAGGTAGATTAATGTATGTAATAACAGGTGATGATACCTTTGACGGAGGAGGAGATCCATACAGCGAAGTTAACAGACGTTCTTCACAGGTATCTGACAACTTCTTCAACGCTACTTTAGGTCTTTCTTTGAAATTAGGAAAACACGAATCTCACTTAATGTGGCATGATCCACTTCAGGAAATCTATTACAAACTTGATGTATTGGCTAACAAAAACCAGGATATCGAAGTATGTAAAAAAGGAGATGCTGATAACGATGGAGTATGCGACGATTGGGACAGACAACTCGACACTCCTGCCGGAGCACGAGTGGACGGTGCCGGAGTTGCTCTAGACACAGACTTAGACGGTGTTATTGACCTTTACGATAAGTGCGTAACGGTTCCGGGACCTGTTGAAAACAACGGTTGTCCTAATACCGCTGGACCTGTAATAGAAACAGAAACTAAACTGGAAGGAATCGAATTTGATTTAAATTCTGACAGAATTTTACCTTCAAATACTCCTATTCTGAATAACGCTGTAAACTATATCAATTCTTCAAATGGAGGTTATAAAGTAATCGGAGCTACTGATACAAGAGGTACTGATGCTTACAACCAGAAATTATCAGAAAGAAGAGCAAACAACGTTAAGAACTACCTGATTAAAAATGGTGTTCAGTCTGGTAAATTACAATCAGTAGGTAAAGGTGAAAAAGACCTTAAATACCCTGAGTGTGAACCAGCAACAAAATGCCCTGAATGGAAAAACAGAGCAAACAGAAGAGTATACTTCGAAGCTAAATAG